One Oscillospiraceae bacterium genomic region harbors:
- a CDS encoding SpoVA/SpoVAEb family sporulation membrane protein, which produces MKLDPKEYDKMVRRASPPSPVVQDCLWAFFVGGAICLLGEALRQLFLLWYDKTMAGMLTSIALIFLSALATLPGWYQKLAAKAGAGTLVPITGFANSVVSPAIEFKAEGWVTGVGAKIFTIAGPVIAFGTLASFVWGVVYWLVGKVG; this is translated from the coding sequence ATGAAACTGGACCCCAAAGAGTATGATAAAATGGTACGCCGTGCCTCGCCCCCATCGCCCGTTGTGCAGGACTGCCTGTGGGCGTTTTTTGTGGGCGGGGCCATCTGCCTGCTGGGTGAAGCACTGCGCCAGCTGTTTTTACTTTGGTACGACAAAACGATGGCCGGTATGCTGACAAGCATTGCGCTCATATTTTTATCGGCGCTGGCCACCCTGCCGGGGTGGTACCAAAAACTGGCAGCCAAGGCGGGCGCGGGCACGCTGGTGCCCATCACCGGGTTCGCCAACTCTGTCGTCAGCCCGGCCATTGAGTTCAAGGCCGAGGGCTGGGTCACCGGCGTGGGGGCCAAAATTTTTACCATCGCGGGGCCGGTCATTGCCTTTGGCACGCTGGCGTCCTTTGTGTGGGGCGTGGTGTACTGGCTGGTGGGAAAGGTGGGCTGA
- the prmA gene encoding 50S ribosomal protein L11 methyltransferase: MEWTDISITVAKRDADTAEAIATMVANGGIYIEDYSDLEQQAWEIAHVDLIEQELLDKPRDVVIVHMYLAPDENPAEVLPLFEERLKNSGIDYQLNTTGVEQEDWQNGWKKFYHAMDIGERLAIVPGWEDYDTDRIKIVMDPGMAFGTGTHETTSLCLETLDSLVKGGERVLDIGTGSGILAIAALKLGAEVAEGVDIDPMCVRTAGENAQRNGVADKFTVLVGDLSDQASGEYNIITANIVAAAILSLAPHVPVLMAPGARFIASGIIDERRDEVLTGLKAAGLTPIEVKEKRGWVCIICKKSDEKEA, from the coding sequence ATGGAATGGACCGACATCAGCATTACCGTTGCCAAGCGCGACGCCGATACGGCCGAGGCTATCGCCACCATGGTAGCCAACGGCGGCATTTATATTGAGGATTACAGCGACCTGGAACAGCAGGCGTGGGAGATCGCCCATGTAGACCTGATCGAGCAGGAACTGCTGGACAAACCCCGGGACGTGGTCATCGTACACATGTACCTGGCCCCCGATGAAAACCCCGCCGAAGTGCTGCCCCTGTTTGAGGAGCGCCTGAAAAACAGCGGCATCGACTACCAGCTCAACACCACCGGCGTGGAGCAGGAAGATTGGCAGAACGGCTGGAAAAAGTTCTACCACGCCATGGATATTGGCGAGCGCCTGGCCATCGTGCCCGGCTGGGAGGACTACGACACCGACCGCATCAAGATCGTCATGGACCCCGGCATGGCCTTTGGCACCGGCACCCATGAGACCACCTCCCTCTGCCTGGAAACGCTGGACAGCCTGGTCAAGGGCGGTGAGCGCGTGCTGGACATCGGCACCGGCTCCGGCATTCTGGCCATTGCCGCGCTGAAACTGGGCGCTGAGGTGGCCGAGGGCGTGGACATCGACCCCATGTGCGTGCGCACCGCGGGCGAGAACGCCCAGCGCAACGGCGTGGCCGACAAGTTCACTGTGCTGGTGGGCGACCTGTCCGACCAGGCCAGCGGTGAGTACAACATCATCACCGCGAACATCGTAGCCGCGGCGATCCTCTCGCTGGCACCCCACGTGCCCGTGCTGATGGCCCCCGGCGCCCGCTTTATCGCCAGCGGCATCATTGACGAGCGCAGGGACGAGGTGCTCACCGGCCTGAAAGCTGCCGGCCTGACCCCCATCGAGGTCAAGGAGAAGCGCGGCTGGGTCTGCATTATCTGCAAAAAGTCTGACGAGAAAGAGGCGTAA
- a CDS encoding 16S rRNA (uracil(1498)-N(3))-methyltransferase, translating into MPHRYFTNELAAGRAALTGSDAHHLADVMRAKLGEEVVLCGPDGLEYLGTVTAIQSGRVEFTVTKGTTSKAEPDAAVTLFAGYPKQGKLEEVIRHSVELGVTEIVPFFSRYCVATPKKEDAKNERYNRIAAEAAKQAGRAMLPHVSMPLLNFAAVCDALQEDYDLALFFYEGGGAPLRTVLRPGCAKKIAIVTGSEGGFSVEEAEAAKAAGAVTVGLGPRILRCETAPLTALTAAMLLTGNLE; encoded by the coding sequence ATGCCCCACCGTTATTTTACCAATGAACTGGCCGCCGGCCGTGCCGCGCTGACCGGCAGTGACGCCCACCACCTGGCGGATGTTATGCGCGCCAAACTGGGTGAGGAAGTGGTGCTTTGCGGCCCCGACGGGCTGGAGTACCTGGGCACCGTTACCGCCATCCAGTCCGGCCGGGTGGAGTTCACCGTGACAAAGGGCACCACCAGCAAGGCCGAGCCGGACGCGGCCGTGACGCTGTTTGCGGGCTACCCCAAGCAGGGCAAGCTGGAGGAAGTCATCCGCCACAGCGTCGAGCTGGGCGTAACGGAAATCGTCCCGTTTTTCAGCCGTTACTGCGTAGCTACGCCGAAAAAAGAGGACGCCAAAAACGAACGCTACAACCGTATCGCCGCCGAGGCCGCCAAGCAGGCGGGCCGCGCCATGCTGCCCCATGTGTCCATGCCGCTGCTGAACTTTGCCGCCGTCTGCGATGCCTTGCAGGAAGATTACGACCTGGCACTGTTTTTCTATGAGGGCGGCGGCGCTCCCCTGCGTACCGTGCTGCGGCCCGGCTGCGCCAAGAAAATTGCCATCGTCACGGGCAGCGAGGGCGGCTTCTCGGTAGAAGAAGCCGAGGCCGCCAAGGCCGCCGGGGCTGTCACGGTGGGCTTAGGCCCCCGCATCCTGCGGTGCGAGACCGCTCCCCTCACCGCCCTGACCGCCGCCATGCTGCTGACCGGCAACCTGGAATAA
- a CDS encoding sugar phosphate nucleotidyltransferase → MREKPILVIMAAGMGSRYGGLKQIDPVGPSGEAIIDYSLYDARRAGFETVVFIIKHEIEEPFKAAVGARALQAGFEVRYAYQQLDCLPEGFTVPDGRVKPWGTAHAILTAEQAIGSAPFAVINADDYYGPQGFKLVYDYLSSHADGDRYAWSMVGFLLGNTVSANGSVSRGVCVTDENSNLVSVTERTCIEPYDGGIHYTEDGGANWTDLPADTVVSMNLWGFTPGYVAEAKAGFVAFLKENLPVNPLKCEYYLPSVVTAALQRGDADVHVLTSPDKWHGITYREDKPELVAALRRMSKDGLYPKDKLFG, encoded by the coding sequence ATGCGCGAAAAACCGATTCTTGTCATTATGGCTGCCGGTATGGGCAGCCGCTACGGCGGGCTGAAGCAGATCGACCCGGTCGGCCCCAGCGGGGAGGCCATCATCGACTACAGCCTGTACGATGCCCGCCGCGCCGGGTTCGAGACCGTCGTCTTTATCATCAAGCACGAGATTGAGGAGCCGTTCAAGGCCGCCGTGGGTGCCCGCGCTTTGCAGGCCGGGTTTGAGGTGCGCTATGCCTACCAGCAGCTGGACTGCCTACCAGAAGGCTTTACCGTGCCCGATGGCCGCGTGAAGCCCTGGGGCACTGCCCATGCCATCCTGACTGCCGAGCAGGCCATCGGCAGCGCACCGTTTGCGGTCATCAACGCCGACGACTACTACGGCCCGCAAGGCTTTAAGCTGGTGTACGACTACCTGAGCAGCCACGCCGACGGCGACCGCTATGCGTGGAGCATGGTGGGCTTTTTGCTGGGCAACACGGTCAGCGCCAACGGCAGTGTCAGCCGCGGCGTCTGCGTGACCGATGAGAACAGCAACCTGGTCAGCGTGACCGAGCGCACCTGCATCGAGCCTTACGACGGCGGCATCCACTATACCGAGGATGGCGGTGCCAACTGGACCGACCTGCCCGCCGACACGGTCGTCTCGATGAATCTGTGGGGCTTCACCCCCGGTTACGTGGCCGAGGCCAAGGCCGGGTTTGTGGCCTTTTTGAAGGAGAACCTGCCGGTGAACCCGCTGAAATGCGAGTACTACTTACCCAGCGTGGTGACCGCCGCTTTGCAGCGCGGCGATGCCGACGTACATGTACTAACCAGCCCCGACAAGTGGCACGGCATCACCTACCGCGAGGACAAGCCCGAACTGGTAGCCGCCCTGCGCCGGATGAGCAAGGACGGGCTGTACCCTAAAGATAAGCTGTTTGGGTGA
- a CDS encoding patatin-like phospholipase family protein codes for MQQTRKPGPQRALVLAGGGAKGSYQVGVWQALQELGWTPDIITGASVGALNGCLFTMGKSKEAEDLWRRLEIHDVLEVPDSLKPEELNNFFLDVVRSGGLNVEPLAETIDRLIDEDAVRRSPIRFGLVMTELGTMRRVQCPVEKIPEGRMKDYLLGSSACFPALRPREIDGVKYIDGGWRDNMPLDLAAAMGAGELLAVDVNGVGITRPNTTGLPTRIIRSHWNLGPTLDFAPERAARNIALGYFDTMRLFDRMGGTAYGILPDSSAFLKNFAERYQLRLAEVAARSPAIDLVEKTARQLANYPAPFAPNPSAPTAAALAPLELAAEHLNVPADMPYTPKLLAATVMGSFEKDPADRFPALLDGKDGSLVAEKAMAAAAPEEFVTALVSRTLADVPLF; via the coding sequence ATGCAGCAAACACGAAAACCCGGCCCGCAGCGGGCCCTTGTGCTGGCCGGCGGCGGTGCCAAAGGCAGCTACCAGGTGGGTGTGTGGCAGGCGCTGCAAGAGCTGGGCTGGACGCCGGATATTATCACGGGTGCCAGCGTCGGTGCACTGAACGGCTGCCTGTTTACAATGGGAAAAAGCAAGGAGGCCGAGGACCTTTGGCGCAGGCTGGAGATCCATGACGTGCTGGAAGTGCCCGACAGCCTGAAGCCCGAGGAATTGAACAACTTCTTTCTCGACGTGGTGCGCAGCGGTGGCCTGAACGTGGAGCCGCTGGCCGAGACCATCGACCGGCTCATTGATGAGGACGCGGTGCGCCGCTCCCCCATCCGCTTCGGCCTGGTGATGACCGAGCTGGGCACCATGCGCCGCGTGCAGTGCCCGGTGGAAAAGATCCCCGAAGGCCGGATGAAAGACTACCTGCTGGGGTCCAGCGCCTGCTTTCCGGCGCTGCGCCCGCGGGAGATCGACGGCGTGAAGTACATCGACGGCGGCTGGCGCGACAATATGCCGCTGGACCTGGCCGCCGCCATGGGCGCCGGGGAACTGCTGGCCGTGGACGTGAACGGCGTGGGCATCACCCGCCCCAATACCACCGGCCTGCCCACCCGCATCATCCGCAGCCATTGGAATTTAGGCCCCACGCTGGATTTTGCCCCCGAGCGCGCCGCCCGCAACATTGCCCTGGGCTACTTTGATACGATGCGGCTGTTTGACCGCATGGGCGGCACAGCCTACGGCATCCTGCCGGACAGCAGCGCCTTTTTGAAGAACTTCGCCGAACGTTACCAGCTGCGCCTGGCCGAGGTCGCCGCCCGCTCCCCGGCTATCGACCTGGTGGAAAAGACTGCGCGCCAGCTGGCCAACTACCCGGCCCCCTTTGCGCCGAACCCCAGTGCCCCCACCGCGGCTGCACTGGCCCCGCTGGAGCTGGCCGCCGAGCACCTGAACGTGCCCGCGGATATGCCCTACACCCCCAAGCTGCTGGCTGCTACAGTAATGGGCAGCTTTGAGAAAGACCCGGCTGACCGCTTCCCCGCCCTGCTGGACGGCAAGGACGGCAGCCTTGTGGCTGAGAAAGCCATGGCGGCCGCCGCGCCCGAGGAATTTGTAACGGCGCTGGTTAGCCGTACCCTGGCGGATGTGCCGCTGTTTTAA
- a CDS encoding PEP-utilizing enzyme yields the protein MHIFTGVSASPGVVIGPVEQIDHGTTGLHRIVCDPFRERALYDVAVVLAKDELRRLSQRAKGPDADILLFQIALLEDESFTNEIGDYIAAGAGGAAAVERAEQIFARRLRDVDDEYIQERSVDVCDVCRRVVDILDGRPRRRLHLKRPSILVADRFFPSDLFSLDRRMILGLASNQDSTISHAAIMARSMGLPAVLQLGDGVAALAAGKRAILDANLEDGTGSLIVDPDGAHIAQADCKIALNRLHGSVADPVAAQPCLTRDGTAFRLLTMTNLYGTEDKALPLTAVGTGLLRTESVILNELSEQEQLNLLKEHLEAANGAMLAVRTCDSNADDEAPWTATVKDSLQNHRLLWPQIRALLQAAPCGDLRILFPMIAGAEDWDACLQEVTACRDELQSRGVEVDRLPPMGCIVDMPSAALLAGELIAHGAQILAIDIEDLARYTLGLVKDPAAAARRAASPAVQRLVKEVLRQAEGTSVRVYLCGITVASVDQMPAYLHLGVHHFAAEPAALLPLKKRLMEEDLSKK from the coding sequence ATGCATATCTTTACTGGTGTTTCGGCATCGCCCGGCGTTGTGATCGGCCCTGTGGAACAGATCGACCACGGCACCACCGGACTGCACCGCATCGTCTGCGACCCGTTTCGGGAGCGCGCACTGTATGACGTAGCGGTGGTGCTGGCGAAAGATGAGCTGCGCCGCCTGAGCCAGCGCGCCAAAGGCCCCGATGCGGACATTCTGCTGTTCCAGATCGCCCTGCTGGAGGATGAGTCCTTCACCAATGAGATCGGCGATTACATAGCCGCCGGTGCGGGCGGTGCTGCTGCTGTCGAGCGGGCCGAGCAGATCTTTGCCCGCCGCCTGCGGGACGTGGACGATGAGTACATCCAGGAGCGCAGCGTGGATGTCTGCGATGTCTGCCGCCGCGTGGTGGATATTCTGGACGGCCGCCCGCGCCGCCGCCTGCACTTGAAGCGCCCCAGCATTCTGGTGGCGGACCGCTTCTTCCCCAGCGACCTGTTCAGCCTGGACCGCCGCATGATCCTGGGGCTGGCCAGCAACCAGGACAGCACCATCAGCCACGCGGCCATCATGGCCCGCAGCATGGGCCTGCCTGCTGTGCTGCAATTGGGTGACGGCGTGGCCGCGCTGGCCGCCGGCAAACGGGCCATTCTGGACGCCAACCTGGAGGACGGCACCGGCAGCCTGATTGTGGACCCGGACGGCGCGCATATCGCCCAGGCGGATTGCAAAATTGCGCTGAACCGTCTGCACGGCAGCGTGGCCGACCCCGTGGCGGCCCAGCCCTGCCTGACCAGGGATGGCACGGCGTTCCGCCTGCTGACGATGACGAACCTGTACGGCACCGAGGACAAGGCCCTGCCGTTGACCGCGGTGGGCACCGGCCTGCTGCGCACCGAATCGGTGATCTTGAACGAGCTGTCCGAACAGGAGCAGTTGAACCTGCTGAAAGAACATCTGGAAGCAGCTAATGGGGCCATGCTGGCCGTACGCACCTGTGATTCCAACGCCGACGATGAGGCCCCCTGGACCGCGACCGTCAAGGACAGCCTGCAAAACCACCGTCTGCTGTGGCCGCAGATACGGGCGCTGCTGCAAGCCGCGCCCTGCGGCGACCTGCGTATCCTCTTTCCCATGATCGCGGGGGCCGAGGACTGGGACGCCTGCCTGCAGGAGGTCACCGCCTGCCGCGATGAACTGCAAAGCCGCGGTGTCGAGGTGGATCGCCTGCCGCCGATGGGCTGCATTGTGGATATGCCCTCGGCTGCACTGCTGGCCGGGGAACTAATTGCCCACGGGGCGCAGATTCTTGCCATTGATATTGAGGATCTTGCCCGCTACACGCTGGGCCTTGTGAAGGACCCCGCCGCCGCGGCCCGCCGCGCCGCCAGCCCTGCTGTGCAGCGCCTTGTCAAAGAGGTACTGCGCCAGGCCGAGGGCACTAGCGTGCGGGTCTACCTCTGCGGCATCACAGTCGCCTCGGTAGACCAGATGCCCGCCTACCTCCACCTCGGCGTCCACCACTTCGCCGCCGAACCCGCCGCCCTGCTTCCACTAAAAAAGCGGCTGATGGAAGAGGATTTGAGTAAAAAATAA
- the dnaJ gene encoding molecular chaperone DnaJ, protein MAEKRDYYEVLGIGKNATDAEIKSAYRKLAKKYHPDLNPGDKTAEEKFKEVNEANDVLSDPEKRKRYDQFGFAGVDPNYGAGQPGGGFGGGFGGGFGGAGGVDLGDIFGDLFGGGFGGFGGSSRANPNAPRKGHDIQASVILTFEEAAHGCTKKVTLNRQQTCPDCNGTGCEPGSSPETCTQCNGRGYVVTQQRTPFGVMQSQQPCPHCGGRGTIIKNPCKTCRGTGKTSARKTLEVKIPAGIDDDQNIALRGQGDAGSNGGPAGDVIVHVTVKTDAVFERDGYDVYVRVPITYSQAVLGAEIEVPTVDGKVAQKIPEGTQSGTKFRLRGQGIQYLNGRGRGDQYVIVDVEIPKKLNRTQREALKAFEDSLKDDNYEKRKGFFKNLKDRFTS, encoded by the coding sequence ATGGCAGAAAAACGTGATTATTACGAGGTGCTGGGGATCGGCAAAAACGCCACCGATGCCGAGATCAAAAGCGCCTACCGCAAGCTCGCCAAAAAGTACCACCCCGACCTGAACCCCGGCGACAAGACCGCCGAGGAGAAGTTCAAGGAAGTCAACGAGGCGAACGATGTACTTTCCGACCCGGAAAAACGCAAGCGCTATGACCAGTTCGGCTTTGCCGGGGTCGATCCCAACTATGGGGCCGGCCAGCCCGGCGGCGGCTTCGGTGGCGGTTTTGGCGGTGGCTTCGGCGGTGCCGGCGGCGTAGACCTGGGCGACATCTTCGGCGACCTGTTCGGCGGCGGATTTGGCGGCTTCGGCGGTTCTTCCCGCGCGAACCCCAACGCCCCCCGCAAAGGTCACGACATCCAGGCCAGCGTGATTTTGACCTTTGAGGAAGCAGCTCACGGCTGCACCAAGAAGGTCACGCTGAACCGGCAGCAGACCTGCCCCGATTGTAACGGTACCGGCTGTGAGCCGGGCAGCAGCCCCGAGACCTGCACCCAGTGCAACGGCCGCGGCTATGTTGTGACCCAGCAGCGCACCCCCTTTGGTGTGATGCAGAGCCAGCAGCCCTGCCCGCACTGCGGCGGCCGCGGTACCATCATCAAGAACCCCTGCAAGACCTGCCGCGGCACCGGCAAGACTTCCGCCCGCAAGACGCTGGAGGTCAAGATCCCGGCCGGTATCGATGACGATCAGAACATTGCACTGCGCGGCCAAGGCGATGCCGGTAGCAACGGCGGCCCTGCCGGTGACGTGATCGTACATGTGACGGTCAAGACCGACGCCGTGTTTGAGCGCGACGGCTACGATGTGTACGTCCGCGTGCCCATCACCTACTCCCAGGCTGTGCTGGGTGCCGAGATCGAGGTTCCCACCGTGGACGGCAAGGTCGCCCAGAAGATCCCCGAAGGCACCCAGAGCGGCACCAAGTTCCGCCTGCGCGGCCAGGGCATCCAGTATTTGAACGGCCGCGGCCGCGGTGACCAGTACGTCATCGTGGATGTGGAGATTCCCAAGAAGCTGAACCGCACCCAGCGCGAAGCCCTGAAAGCCTTTGAGGACAGCCTGAAAGACGACAACTACGAAAAGCGCAAAGGCTTCTTCAAGAACTTGAAGGATCGGTTTACGTCTTAA
- the dnaK gene encoding molecular chaperone DnaK translates to MSKIIGIDLGTTNSCVAVMEGGEPVVIANAEGARTTPSVVGFTKTGERLVGQVAKRQAITNPENTISSIKRKMGTAEKVHAGGKDYTPEEISAMILSKLKADAEAYLGEPVTEAVITVPAYFNDSQRQATKNAGTIAGLNVKRIINEPTAASLAYGIDKEADQKIMVYDLGGGTFDVSIIEMGDGVTEVLSTNGDTHLGGDDFDERIINWMAEDFQRENNIDLRKDKMAAQRLKEAAEKAKIELSSATTTNINLPFITADANGPKHLDMTLTRAKFNELTADLVERTMTPVRKALADAGLKASDLAKVLMVGGSTRIPAVYDAVKKELGCEPFKGINPDECVAVGAAIQGGVLQGDVKGLLLLDVTPLSLGIETLGGVCTKIIDRNTTIPTKKSQIFSTAADNQPSVEVNVLQGEREFARDNKSLGTFHLDGIAPAPRGVPQIEVTFDIDANGIVHVSAKDLGTGKEQSITITASTNMSKDDIDKAVKDAEQYAAEDKKRREEIDVRNNADQMVFQTEKALGEFGDKVSASEKSEVETKLSALKEALKSGTVDDIKAKQDDLQKAFYAISEKVYQQAAQAQGQQPGAQPGNDAGAQPKDDGAVDADFHEV, encoded by the coding sequence ATGAGTAAAATTATTGGTATTGACCTTGGCACCACCAACAGCTGCGTAGCTGTTATGGAGGGCGGCGAGCCCGTTGTTATCGCGAACGCTGAAGGCGCCCGCACCACCCCGTCTGTTGTCGGCTTCACCAAGACCGGTGAGCGTCTGGTTGGCCAGGTTGCAAAGCGCCAGGCTATCACCAACCCCGAGAACACCATCTCCTCCATCAAGCGTAAGATGGGCACTGCCGAGAAGGTCCACGCCGGCGGCAAGGACTACACCCCCGAAGAGATCAGCGCTATGATCCTGAGCAAGCTGAAGGCTGACGCCGAAGCTTACCTGGGCGAGCCTGTCACCGAGGCCGTCATCACCGTTCCTGCTTACTTCAATGACAGCCAGCGTCAGGCCACCAAGAATGCCGGTACCATTGCCGGCCTGAACGTCAAGCGTATCATCAACGAGCCTACTGCTGCTTCTCTGGCCTACGGCATCGATAAGGAAGCCGACCAGAAGATCATGGTCTACGACCTGGGCGGCGGTACTTTCGATGTCTCCATCATCGAGATGGGCGACGGCGTTACCGAAGTTCTGTCCACCAACGGTGATACCCACCTGGGCGGCGATGACTTCGACGAGCGCATCATCAACTGGATGGCTGAGGACTTCCAGCGCGAGAACAATATCGACCTGCGCAAGGACAAGATGGCGGCTCAGCGCCTGAAGGAAGCTGCCGAGAAGGCCAAGATCGAGCTGTCCAGCGCTACCACCACCAACATCAACCTGCCGTTCATCACGGCTGATGCCAACGGCCCCAAGCATCTGGATATGACCCTGACCCGCGCCAAGTTCAACGAACTGACTGCTGATCTGGTCGAGCGCACCATGACCCCTGTCCGCAAGGCTCTGGCCGATGCCGGTCTGAAGGCTTCCGATCTGGCCAAGGTTCTGATGGTCGGCGGTTCCACCCGTATCCCCGCTGTCTATGATGCAGTCAAGAAAGAACTGGGCTGCGAGCCGTTCAAGGGCATCAACCCCGATGAGTGTGTCGCTGTCGGCGCTGCCATTCAGGGCGGCGTTCTGCAGGGCGATGTCAAGGGCCTGCTGCTGCTGGATGTTACCCCGCTGAGCCTGGGCATCGAGACTCTGGGCGGTGTCTGCACCAAGATCATTGACCGCAACACCACCATCCCCACCAAGAAGAGCCAGATCTTCTCCACCGCTGCTGATAACCAGCCCAGCGTTGAGGTCAACGTCCTGCAGGGCGAGCGTGAGTTTGCCCGCGACAACAAGAGCCTGGGCACCTTCCATCTGGACGGCATCGCTCCGGCTCCCCGTGGCGTGCCGCAGATCGAAGTCACCTTCGATATCGATGCCAACGGTATCGTGCACGTAAGCGCTAAGGACCTGGGCACCGGCAAGGAGCAGAGCATCACCATCACCGCTTCCACCAACATGAGCAAGGACGACATCGACAAGGCTGTCAAGGACGCTGAGCAGTATGCCGCCGAGGACAAGAAGCGCCGTGAAGAGATCGACGTCCGCAACAACGCTGACCAGATGGTCTTCCAGACCGAGAAAGCTCTGGGCGAGTTCGGCGACAAGGTTTCCGCCTCTGAGAAGAGCGAAGTCGAGACCAAGCTGTCTGCCCTGAAAGAAGCCCTGAAGTCCGGCACTGTGGACGACATCAAGGCAAAGCAGGATGACCTGCAGAAGGCTTTCTACGCCATCAGCGAGAAGGTTTACCAGCAGGCCGCCCAGGCACAGGGCCAGCAGCCCGGTGCACAGCCCGGCAACGATGCCGGTGCCCAGCCCAAGGATGACGGCGCCGTTGACGCTGACTTCCACGAGGTCTGA
- a CDS encoding nucleotide exchange factor GrpE — protein MSHEAENKKEAAAASEAEKTVTPETEPKAEGKHEEKHESKHEHHHEKAALEAKLEASEKKNEELKNQLLRTAAEYDNYRKRSQREADQKFNDGVSHAVTQILGILDTLDMAANAVCADENYKKGVMMTLDKAAKALENLNITEIEALNKPFDPNFMNAVQQVPPAEGQESGDVVQVFQKGYKIGDKIIRHATVVVAE, from the coding sequence ATGAGCCACGAAGCAGAAAATAAAAAAGAAGCTGCGGCCGCATCCGAAGCGGAAAAGACCGTGACCCCTGAGACCGAACCTAAGGCCGAGGGCAAGCATGAAGAGAAGCACGAGAGCAAACACGAACACCACCACGAAAAGGCTGCGCTGGAAGCCAAACTGGAAGCCAGCGAAAAGAAGAACGAGGAGCTGAAGAACCAGTTGCTCCGCACCGCTGCCGAGTACGATAACTACCGCAAGCGCAGCCAACGCGAAGCTGACCAGAAGTTCAATGATGGCGTTTCCCACGCTGTCACCCAGATTTTGGGCATTCTGGACACACTGGACATGGCCGCCAACGCCGTGTGCGCCGATGAGAACTACAAGAAAGGCGTCATGATGACGCTGGACAAAGCCGCCAAAGCGCTGGAGAACCTGAACATCACCGAGATTGAAGCGCTGAACAAGCCCTTTGACCCCAACTTCATGAACGCCGTGCAGCAGGTCCCGCCCGCCGAAGGGCAGGAGAGCGGCGACGTCGTGCAGGTCTTCCAGAAAGGCTACAAGATCGGCGATAAGATCATCCGCCACGCAACGGTCGTCGTTGCAGAATAA
- the hrcA gene encoding heat-inducible transcriptional repressor HrcA, whose protein sequence is MAMDARKQRILEAIVALYANDGEPVGSGLLANYFDMALSSATLRNEMAALTKLGLLEQPHTSAGRVPSAQGYRYYLDHLIDAPSATTLSDDDRRHIDDLFACMDAEPEKLVPAAARSLADLTGCAAAATTPQAPDLCIAHFEVVQVGRYSAAVLAVTSAGGVRTRVARVDTGLTRDDAANLAQLLNRGLTFVAPQDLNPMLTASMVLAAGERLAPVVMAACALVTTGPQACLEGAQYLAKMPDVRQNLGTLLEIFSDNEAAAELIRPEGGKITATLGSDLDPAMPGACIVSKRYLAGGGLTGSVALIGSTRMEYHRLLPILNYFATKLGQSMAGQGQ, encoded by the coding sequence ATGGCCATGGATGCCCGCAAGCAGCGTATCCTAGAAGCTATTGTTGCCCTGTATGCCAACGATGGCGAGCCTGTCGGCTCCGGCCTGCTGGCAAACTACTTTGACATGGCACTGTCCAGTGCCACCCTGCGCAATGAGATGGCCGCCCTGACAAAGCTGGGCCTGCTGGAGCAGCCCCACACCAGTGCCGGGCGGGTGCCCAGCGCACAGGGTTACCGTTACTACCTCGATCACCTGATCGATGCCCCTTCCGCCACCACGCTGAGCGATGACGACCGCCGGCACATCGATGACCTCTTCGCCTGCATGGATGCCGAGCCTGAAAAGCTGGTGCCCGCAGCCGCCCGCAGCCTGGCTGATCTGACCGGCTGCGCCGCCGCCGCCACCACGCCCCAGGCGCCGGATCTCTGCATCGCCCACTTTGAGGTCGTGCAGGTGGGCCGCTACTCCGCCGCGGTGCTGGCCGTTACCAGCGCAGGCGGTGTGCGTACCCGCGTGGCGCGGGTGGACACCGGCCTGACCCGGGACGACGCCGCCAATCTGGCGCAGCTGCTCAACCGTGGGCTGACCTTTGTGGCCCCGCAGGACTTGAACCCGATGCTGACCGCCAGCATGGTACTGGCAGCAGGGGAGCGGCTGGCGCCCGTTGTGATGGCCGCCTGTGCGCTGGTAACCACCGGCCCGCAAGCCTGCCTGGAAGGCGCGCAGTATCTGGCAAAGATGCCGGATGTCCGCCAGAACCTGGGTACGCTGCTGGAGATCTTCTCCGATAACGAGGCCGCCGCTGAGCTGATCCGCCCCGAGGGCGGCAAGATCACCGCAACGCTTGGCAGCGACCTTGATCCCGCGATGCCGGGTGCCTGCATCGTAAGCAAGCGGTACTTAGCGGGCGGCGGGTTGACCGGGTCGGTCGCACTGATCGGTTCCACGCGGATGGAATACCACCGCCTGCTGCCGATCCTGAACTACTTTGCCACCAAGTTAGGGCAGAGCATGGCCGGGCAGGGCCAATAA